From one Flavobacterium sp. N502536 genomic stretch:
- a CDS encoding non-ribosomal peptide synthetase translates to MKDIKSIITSLSKKEVQIFLDDSEENLRVTGNTAALTAEDKIDISTNKERLITLLKSTKNNTKFNFESIATVAEAESYEVSAGQRRLWTLSQFEGGSEVYNMPMRTPLKGSYDIECFQKAITATIDRHEILRTTFKMDENGEVRQYVKPTAAVDFKLSYVDFRTVTDKEASVSNYIKKDSFVPFDLENGPLFRLSLLQTEEDAYVFYYNMHHIIGDGWSMNVLSKDVFTFYESFVKGIAPDLAPLAIQYKDYANWQALQINTAGSTTDKTYWMESLSGELPVLDLPSEKRRPSVKTHKGRSLRAYISKETTAMLQRFTKENNSSTFISLLTTINILFHKYTSDSDIIIGSPVAGRDHADLANQIGFYVNTIALRNTINAQENFASIYKRIKEQTLEAFNHQMYPFDSLVENLNIKRDAGRSSVFDVLLVLQNTANEETIEIPTSKTNTIVDLGETVSKFDIELNFREAGGQLILDIAYNTEVYEYQMIEGLIRHYQQILEEVLFQPETPIGQLTYISKEEENELLVDFNATKNNYPTAITIVDLIETQVAANPEGIALAYEGATMTYAALNAKANQVAHYLRSIGVTTESIVGLCMERSFEMVIGMLGIMKSGGAYAPIDPHYPAERIEFILKDTAAEAILVNAGSSSKVNFLEDIAILNLDEHDTIFANQSAANPNVAIPVSNAAYVIYTSGSTGNPKGVVNEQRGLVNRLLWAKEYYNVTANDVLIQKTTFCFDVSVWEFFLPLLSGCKLVIPKPEGHKDSDYLRELIATHQVTMIHFVPSMLSAFLLDIDVTKCSSLKNVVCSGEALKISQAEEFQKALPNVTLSNLYGPTEASIDVTSCIIPFNATDLKRITIGKPVANTQIYILDSEMNIQPKGVTGELYIGGVQVARGYINLPELNAFRFVNNPFGEGKLYRTGDNAKWLQDGTIEYLGREDSQVKVRGYRIELGELDTVINSCPAIRQGVVIAREDAYGVNELIAYIVLTAAKTKEDVIAYLKEHIPGYMIPGIMVELEAIPLTSNGKVNRKALPDPVFSREYEYVAPTTKTEEELAVIWQDLLKAEQVGITDNFFELGGHSLLAVRLISAIKNTMNVALTITNVFSNPTISDLAYFIENQDTSAVLPLVTKQDLPEAIPLSYAQERLWFVDKLKGSEHYHMPVLLNLKGALNTDYLSQALKTIVERHETLRTVFVENEGVAYQVVQPADSWELNVVATDADYQDLIADEINKPFDLAKDYMLRATVIKVAEAEHILVIVRHHIATDGWSESIIVKEFKELYASYASGREADLPVLDFQYADYSVWQRSELSGAVLEEKLGYWETKLSGVAPSALPVDYARPTVQSNRGDHISFKLDSDRSEALRTYAKEQGVTLFMLLSSVYKVLLYRHSGQSDICIGTTVANRPQQELESMIGFFVNALALRSDLSGNPSFNEVLKSVKQTTLEAYNHIAVPFEKVVDRVEKTRDKSRSSLFQVLFVLNNNPESKVSEFSDITIEAMAMNYNVAKYDLTIFAEDSAEGISFSFNYCTDLFSAATIAGLRSHYENLLGTILVNDTLSIGNLAMLSPEEEQALTVGYNTADYTLSGEGTVLSLFEAQVAKTPDTVAFVYNDSRMTYKELDEAATKLAYHYQQTYELQQNDLMGIMMDTSNWSLLGILSILKSGAGYVPIDPTLPKERQLYMVQEANIKALLIESSSLFDVIDFSVPVFSLDIQYADVAALPQEVTFSTLATEETTAYVVYTSGTTGQPKGVQVSHKNLVDYYEGLDAKISISANKSFGLMSSLSADLGNTVLFGSLLSGGCLHLFNKESLMDGVKLQAYFNTNTIDCIKIVPSHWQALRLDTDLLLPARTIIFGGDVLPVSHVKEIAAQDPNVTIVNHYGPTESTIGKLLHKVDPDFDYVTIPVGKLFSNSEAYIVSSDMSLCPIGVSGELLLGGAGISKGYLNREDLTQEKFIANPFAGAKSTVLYRTGDLVRRNVLGEIEFLGRVDDQVKIRGYRVELKEISRVIQGYSGIVQSEVLFKEDSTGVKRLVSYLVAEEGYSEADLKSYLLGIVPDYMVPQVFVVLDQMPLTSNGKIDRKALPDPTVTQDRVYVAAETEVEKDLVAIWQDLLNVEQVGVTDDFFELGGHSLLAVRLLSAIKTTLNVAINITDIFDHTNIAALAAFIESQDNTAVLPLVTKQDLPADIPLSYAQERLWFIDRLKGSEHYHVPVLLNLKGDLNIEFLSRALNTIVERHEALRTIFVEKEGIAYQKVQPSDAWDLTIFTAVADHAAFIKEEVNRPFDLSKDYMLRATVIKQSDNEHILLLVRHHIATDGWSTSLIVNEFKTLYASYKEGKEADLPVLDFQYTDYAVWQRSEISGDYLAEKLAYWDSKLTGVAPSALPTDYPRPAVQSGSGDYINFKLDSERSEALRAYAKEEGVTLFMLLLSVYKVLLYRHSGQSDICIGTTVANRPQQELESMIGFFVNTLALRSDLSGNPSFNEVLKSVKQTTLEAYSHIAVPFEKVVDRVEKARDKSRNSLFQVLFVLNNNPEAKVSDFSDITIEPMGMEYNISKFDLTIFAEDSAEGISFSFNYCTDLFSSATVAGLLSHYENLLTTILADGGTAIGNLAMLSPEEEQALTVGYNTADYALSGEGTVLSLFEAQVAKTPDAVAFVYNDSRMTYKELDEAATKLAYHYQQTYELQQNDLMGIMMDTSNWSLLGILSILKSGAGYVPIDAALPKERQLYMVQEANIKALLIESSSLFDVIDFSVPVFSLDIQYADVAALPQEVTFSTLATEETTAYVVYTSGTTGQPKGVQVSHKNLVDYYEGLEAKISISTNKSFGLMSSLSADLGNTVLYGSLLSGGCLHLFNKESLMDGVKLQAYFNTNTIDCIKIVPSHWQALRLDTDLLLPARTIIFGGDVLPVSHVKEIAAQDPNVSIVNHYGPTESTIGKLLHKVDPDFDYVTIPVGKLFSNSEAYIVSSDMSLCPIGVSGELLLGGAGISKGYLNREDLTQEKFIANPFAGAKSAVLYRTGDLVRRNALGEIEFLGRVDDQVKIRGYRVELKEISRVIQGYSGIVQSEVLFKEDSTGVKRLVSYLVAEEGYSEADLKSYLLGIVPDYMVPQVFVVLDQMPLTSNGKIDRKALPDPTITAGRDYVAPTTKVEEDLVTIWQNLLNVEEVGVTDNFFELGGDSIIVIQVVSRAKKKGYQIQVQDLFDYQTIAELAVAAEQNSKELSTAEQGILEGEVPLSPIQQWFFERNEDVFSHFNQGVLLSIDKKIVKEKLEETVALITKRHDSLRCSYQKESTDGQTEWKQFYGQPANLYRTETIEAGTNIAEAVTAICVKYQESLDIEKGDLARFVLIETPDAEQYNRLFMVSHHLAVDGVSWRFIIDDLETLLAEETLDEAQYLANKNNSFRDWINKLKNFAETEEIESQLEYWQQINTDYNPLPTDFSANKPTRQTKKTQVGVLSEEYTKQLLKEANTAYNTEINDLMLSALQMTFEDVFGTKRLALGFEGHGRENVLKDIDVSGTTGWFTNKYPVILSKGDAKTEGDTVKSVKEALRRIPTKGMGYGCLRYLHSSDEIRSSLKNCGWDVVFNYLGQIDNVLNQSAIFSGASEFSGDHISPTSILEEKFIIKAIIVANELRISWDYSEEQYRSETVQNLARTYVENLTQLIKHCINKKVSEVTPSDFGLSDTLDFKEFDALFESEAEVDSESESILRF, encoded by the coding sequence ATGAAAGATATCAAATCAATAATTACCAGTTTATCGAAAAAAGAAGTACAAATTTTCCTTGATGATTCAGAAGAAAATTTAAGAGTAACAGGAAACACAGCAGCTCTTACAGCAGAAGATAAAATCGATATTTCGACCAACAAAGAGCGATTAATTACTTTACTTAAAAGCACTAAAAACAATACCAAATTTAATTTTGAGTCAATTGCGACTGTTGCGGAAGCTGAAAGTTATGAGGTGTCTGCAGGACAACGTCGTCTTTGGACATTAAGCCAATTTGAAGGTGGATCTGAGGTATACAACATGCCTATGCGTACTCCTTTAAAAGGCAGTTATGACATTGAATGTTTTCAAAAAGCAATAACAGCGACTATAGACCGTCATGAAATCCTGCGTACTACTTTTAAAATGGATGAAAACGGTGAAGTAAGACAATATGTAAAGCCAACAGCAGCGGTAGATTTTAAACTGTCTTATGTTGATTTCAGAACTGTTACCGATAAAGAAGCCAGTGTATCCAACTATATCAAAAAGGATTCATTTGTCCCTTTTGATTTAGAAAACGGACCGCTGTTTCGTCTAAGTTTATTACAGACGGAAGAGGATGCGTATGTTTTCTATTACAACATGCATCATATTATAGGTGACGGATGGTCTATGAATGTCCTGTCAAAAGATGTATTTACCTTTTATGAGTCTTTTGTAAAAGGGATTGCTCCCGATCTTGCACCTTTGGCCATACAATATAAAGATTATGCAAACTGGCAGGCTTTACAAATAAATACAGCCGGTTCAACTACAGACAAAACGTATTGGATGGAAAGCCTTTCAGGAGAATTACCTGTTTTAGACCTTCCTTCAGAAAAACGTCGCCCTTCTGTAAAAACACACAAAGGACGTAGCTTAAGAGCCTACATTTCTAAGGAGACCACTGCTATGCTTCAGCGTTTTACAAAAGAGAACAACAGCAGTACTTTTATTAGTTTATTGACCACGATCAACATTCTTTTTCATAAATATACCTCCGATTCAGATATTATTATCGGAAGTCCGGTAGCAGGCCGTGATCATGCCGATTTGGCCAATCAGATTGGTTTTTATGTGAATACCATTGCTTTGCGCAATACCATAAATGCTCAGGAGAATTTTGCTTCAATTTATAAAAGAATTAAAGAACAGACCCTGGAGGCGTTCAACCATCAAATGTATCCTTTTGACAGTTTGGTAGAAAACCTGAACATCAAGAGAGATGCAGGAAGAAGCAGTGTATTTGATGTTTTATTAGTGCTTCAGAACACAGCAAACGAGGAAACGATCGAAATACCAACATCAAAAACCAATACCATTGTTGATTTAGGAGAAACCGTTTCAAAATTTGATATAGAACTTAATTTCAGAGAAGCCGGAGGACAGTTAATTTTAGATATTGCTTACAATACAGAAGTGTACGAATATCAGATGATTGAAGGCTTAATCAGACATTACCAACAAATCTTAGAAGAAGTATTATTTCAGCCGGAAACTCCAATTGGTCAATTAACCTACATCAGTAAAGAAGAAGAAAATGAATTACTGGTAGATTTTAATGCTACAAAAAACAATTACCCTACAGCTATTACGATTGTTGACTTAATTGAAACACAGGTTGCCGCTAATCCGGAAGGAATTGCTTTGGCCTATGAAGGAGCAACAATGACTTATGCAGCCTTAAATGCAAAAGCCAATCAGGTGGCTCATTACTTACGCAGTATAGGAGTTACAACAGAGTCTATCGTTGGACTGTGTATGGAACGTTCTTTTGAAATGGTTATCGGGATGCTGGGAATTATGAAATCAGGAGGTGCTTATGCCCCTATTGATCCTCATTATCCGGCAGAGCGAATTGAATTTATCCTAAAAGACACAGCGGCAGAGGCTATATTGGTAAATGCCGGAAGCAGCAGTAAAGTTAATTTTCTGGAAGATATTGCCATACTAAACCTGGACGAGCACGATACCATATTTGCGAATCAGTCAGCAGCGAATCCTAATGTAGCAATACCTGTTTCCAATGCAGCTTATGTAATTTATACTTCGGGATCTACAGGAAACCCTAAAGGAGTAGTGAATGAGCAACGCGGTTTAGTGAATCGTTTATTATGGGCAAAGGAATATTATAATGTAACGGCTAACGATGTATTGATACAAAAAACTACTTTTTGTTTTGACGTATCGGTTTGGGAGTTTTTTCTTCCGCTGTTATCAGGTTGTAAACTAGTCATTCCAAAACCGGAAGGACATAAGGACAGTGATTATTTAAGAGAACTGATTGCCACTCATCAGGTGACCATGATTCACTTTGTACCTTCTATGTTAAGTGCCTTTTTACTGGATATCGATGTTACGAAATGCAGCAGTCTGAAAAATGTAGTGTGTAGTGGAGAGGCTCTAAAAATCAGCCAGGCAGAAGAATTTCAAAAAGCATTACCAAATGTTACTTTGAGTAATTTATACGGACCTACGGAGGCTTCGATAGATGTAACAAGCTGTATCATTCCTTTTAATGCGACTGACTTAAAACGTATTACGATAGGTAAACCAGTGGCCAACACTCAGATTTATATTCTGGATAGTGAAATGAACATACAACCCAAAGGTGTTACAGGAGAACTTTATATAGGAGGTGTTCAGGTAGCCAGAGGGTATATCAACCTTCCGGAACTTAATGCGTTCCGATTTGTAAACAATCCTTTTGGAGAAGGAAAATTGTACAGAACCGGTGACAATGCAAAATGGCTTCAGGATGGAACTATAGAATACCTTGGAAGAGAAGACAGCCAGGTAAAAGTTAGAGGTTACCGAATTGAACTGGGAGAATTGGATACCGTGATAAACAGCTGTCCGGCTATACGTCAGGGAGTTGTTATTGCGAGAGAAGATGCTTACGGCGTAAATGAACTGATAGCTTATATCGTTCTTACGGCAGCTAAAACAAAAGAGGATGTTATTGCTTATTTAAAAGAGCATATTCCGGGTTATATGATTCCGGGAATTATGGTAGAGCTGGAGGCCATTCCATTAACCTCAAATGGTAAAGTAAACAGAAAAGCATTACCGGATCCGGTATTTAGCAGAGAATACGAATATGTAGCCCCAACCACAAAAACAGAAGAGGAATTGGCTGTCATCTGGCAGGATTTACTCAAAGCAGAGCAGGTTGGAATCACAGATAATTTCTTTGAACTGGGAGGACATTCCTTATTGGCAGTGCGATTAATATCGGCGATAAAAAATACAATGAACGTTGCGCTTACGATTACAAACGTATTTAGTAATCCAACGATTTCTGATTTGGCTTATTTTATTGAAAATCAGGATACTAGTGCAGTACTTCCTTTGGTGACCAAACAAGATTTACCGGAAGCGATTCCGTTATCGTATGCGCAGGAGCGTTTGTGGTTTGTCGATAAGTTAAAAGGAAGTGAGCATTATCACATGCCGGTTTTATTAAACTTAAAAGGAGCACTAAATACAGACTACCTTTCTCAGGCTTTAAAAACCATTGTAGAACGTCATGAAACCTTACGCACCGTATTTGTAGAAAATGAAGGTGTAGCTTATCAGGTGGTACAACCGGCTGATAGCTGGGAACTGAATGTGGTTGCTACGGATGCCGATTATCAGGATCTTATTGCCGATGAGATAAACAAGCCTTTTGATTTAGCAAAAGATTATATGCTACGTGCTACTGTGATTAAAGTAGCGGAGGCAGAACATATTTTAGTGATTGTACGCCATCACATTGCAACAGATGGTTGGTCTGAATCGATCATTGTTAAAGAATTCAAAGAATTATATGCTTCTTATGCATCAGGAAGAGAAGCCGATTTACCGGTTCTTGATTTTCAATATGCCGATTATTCGGTTTGGCAGCGTTCAGAATTATCTGGTGCTGTTTTAGAAGAGAAACTAGGATATTGGGAGACTAAATTAAGCGGGGTAGCCCCGTCTGCACTTCCTGTTGATTACGCAAGACCAACGGTTCAAAGCAATCGTGGAGATCATATCAGTTTTAAGTTAGACAGTGATCGCAGCGAGGCTTTAAGAACTTATGCAAAAGAACAGGGCGTAACTTTATTCATGTTATTGTCAAGTGTTTATAAAGTATTGTTATACCGTCACAGCGGACAGTCTGATATTTGTATCGGAACTACCGTTGCCAATCGTCCGCAACAGGAATTAGAGTCTATGATTGGATTCTTTGTGAATGCTTTGGCCCTTCGCAGTGATTTGTCCGGTAATCCATCGTTTAATGAGGTGCTTAAATCGGTAAAACAAACCACTTTAGAAGCTTACAATCATATTGCCGTTCCATTTGAAAAAGTAGTAGATCGCGTAGAGAAAACCAGAGACAAAAGCAGAAGCTCTTTATTCCAGGTCTTGTTTGTTTTAAACAACAATCCAGAGTCTAAAGTGTCTGAATTTAGCGATATTACCATCGAAGCAATGGCTATGAATTATAATGTAGCTAAGTATGATTTAACCATTTTTGCTGAAGACAGCGCTGAAGGAATTTCGTTCTCTTTCAACTATTGCACCGATCTTTTCAGTGCTGCTACAATAGCAGGATTACGATCACATTACGAGAACTTATTGGGTACTATTTTAGTAAACGACACTTTATCGATAGGAAATCTGGCGATGCTTAGCCCGGAAGAAGAGCAGGCATTAACAGTAGGTTACAATACTGCTGACTATACACTATCAGGAGAAGGAACTGTATTGTCGCTTTTCGAGGCACAGGTTGCTAAAACTCCAGATACAGTTGCTTTTGTGTACAATGATAGCCGTATGACGTACAAAGAACTGGACGAAGCCGCTACCAAATTGGCGTATCATTACCAACAGACGTATGAGTTACAGCAAAATGACCTGATGGGTATCATGATGGATACTTCTAACTGGTCTTTATTAGGAATCTTATCGATCCTAAAATCAGGAGCAGGTTATGTTCCAATTGATCCTACTTTACCAAAAGAGCGTCAGTTGTACATGGTACAGGAAGCCAATATAAAAGCGTTGTTGATCGAATCGAGCAGTTTGTTTGACGTAATCGACTTTTCGGTTCCGGTATTTTCACTAGATATTCAGTATGCCGATGTAGCAGCATTGCCACAGGAGGTTACTTTTTCAACATTGGCTACTGAAGAAACTACCGCTTATGTCGTGTACACTTCGGGAACAACGGGTCAGCCAAAAGGTGTTCAGGTAAGTCATAAGAACCTGGTAGATTATTACGAAGGATTAGACGCGAAAATTTCAATTAGCGCCAACAAAAGCTTCGGACTTATGTCTTCCCTTTCTGCCGATTTAGGAAATACCGTATTGTTCGGTTCTTTATTAAGTGGAGGCTGTCTGCATTTGTTCAACAAAGAATCTTTAATGGACGGGGTGAAATTACAAGCCTATTTTAACACCAACACAATTGATTGTATTAAAATAGTACCGAGCCACTGGCAGGCGTTGCGTCTGGATACCGATTTGTTATTGCCAGCACGCACCATCATATTTGGAGGAGACGTATTGCCGGTATCACATGTAAAAGAAATCGCAGCACAAGATCCAAACGTAACCATCGTGAACCATTACGGTCCAACCGAAAGTACCATTGGAAAATTACTGCACAAAGTAGATCCTGATTTTGATTATGTGACCATCCCGGTTGGAAAATTATTCTCTAACAGTGAGGCTTATATTGTAAGCAGCGACATGTCGTTATGCCCAATTGGAGTTTCGGGAGAATTACTATTAGGAGGAGCAGGAATCTCAAAAGGATATTTGAATCGTGAAGATTTAACCCAGGAGAAATTCATCGCCAACCCATTTGCGGGAGCTAAGAGCACGGTTTTATACCGAACCGGAGATTTGGTACGCAGAAATGTATTGGGAGAAATTGAATTTTTAGGACGTGTAGACGATCAGGTTAAAATTCGCGGCTATCGTGTCGAATTAAAAGAAATCAGCAGAGTGATTCAGGGATATTCCGGAATTGTACAAAGCGAGGTTTTGTTTAAAGAAGACAGCACAGGCGTTAAACGTTTGGTGAGTTATTTGGTGGCCGAGGAAGGTTATTCAGAGGCTGATTTGAAATCTTATCTTTTAGGAATAGTTCCGGATTATATGGTTCCTCAGGTATTTGTGGTTTTAGATCAGATGCCGTTGACTTCAAACGGAAAGATCGACAGAAAAGCATTACCGGACCCTACAGTGACGCAGGACCGTGTGTATGTTGCCGCCGAAACTGAAGTAGAAAAAGACCTGGTTGCTATCTGGCAGGATTTACTAAATGTAGAACAAGTAGGGGTTACCGATGATTTCTTCGAATTAGGAGGGCATTCTTTACTGGCCGTTCGTTTGCTATCAGCGATCAAAACGACATTGAATGTTGCCATCAATATCACCGATATTTTCGATCATACTAATATTGCAGCTTTGGCCGCTTTTATAGAAAGTCAGGACAACACGGCTGTACTGCCTTTGGTAACCAAACAAGATTTACCGGCAGATATCCCGTTGTCTTATGCGCAGGAGCGTTTGTGGTTTATCGACAGGTTAAAAGGAAGCGAGCATTATCATGTGCCGGTACTATTAAACCTGAAAGGAGATTTGAATATAGAATTTCTTTCACGAGCGTTAAATACTATTGTAGAGCGTCATGAGGCACTGCGTACCATTTTTGTAGAAAAAGAAGGTATTGCTTATCAAAAAGTACAACCTTCAGATGCCTGGGATCTTACTATTTTCACTGCTGTGGCAGATCATGCTGCATTTATTAAAGAAGAAGTAAACCGTCCTTTCGATTTGTCTAAAGATTATATGCTGCGTGCAACTGTTATCAAACAATCAGATAATGAGCATATTTTATTGCTGGTTCGTCATCATATTGCAACCGATGGCTGGTCGACATCACTGATCGTAAACGAGTTTAAAACCTTGTATGCTTCTTATAAAGAAGGAAAAGAAGCCGATTTACCGGTTCTTGATTTCCAATACACCGATTATGCGGTTTGGCAGCGTTCAGAGATTTCAGGAGATTATTTAGCAGAGAAATTAGCGTATTGGGATTCTAAACTGACGGGAGTTGCTCCTTCAGCACTTCCTACGGATTATCCAAGACCAGCGGTTCAAAGCGGTTCAGGAGATTATATCAATTTTAAATTAGACAGCGAACGCAGCGAGGCTTTACGTGCCTATGCGAAGGAAGAGGGCGTAACCTTATTCATGTTATTGCTGAGTGTTTATAAAGTATTGTTATACCGTCACAGCGGACAGTCGGATATTTGTATCGGAACTACCGTTGCCAATCGTCCACAACAGGAATTAGAATCTATGATTGGATTCTTTGTGAATACTTTGGCGCTTCGCAGTGATTTGTCCGGTAATCCGTCCTTCAATGAGGTGCTGAAATCGGTAAAACAAACCACTTTAGAAGCGTACAGTCATATCGCCGTTCCGTTTGAAAAAGTAGTAGATCGCGTAGAGAAAGCGAGAGATAAAAGCAGAAACTCCTTATTCCAGGTTTTATTTGTTTTAAACAACAATCCGGAGGCTAAAGTATCTGATTTTAGTGATATTACCATTGAACCAATGGGAATGGAATACAACATTTCAAAATTTGATCTGACCATTTTTGCCGAAGACAGCGCTGAAGGAATTTCGTTCTCTTTCAACTATTGCACTGATCTTTTCAGTTCGGCTACAGTAGCAGGATTACTATCACATTACGAGAACCTGCTGACTACTATTTTGGCAGACGGAGGTACAGCTATAGGAAATCTGGCGATGCTTAGCCCTGAAGAAGAGCAGGCATTGACAGTAGGTTATAATACCGCTGATTATGCATTATCAGGAGAAGGAACTGTATTATCGCTTTTTGAAGCACAGGTTGCCAAAACTCCCGATGCAGTGGCTTTTGTGTACAACGATAGCCGTATGACGTACAAAGAACTGGACGAAGCCGCTACCAAATTGGCGTATCATTACCAACAGACGTATGAGTTACAGCAAAATGACCTGATGGGTATCATGATGGATACTTCTAACTGGTCTTTATTAGGAATCTTATCGATTCTAAAATCAGGAGCAGGTTATGTTCCAATTGATGCTGCTTTACCAAAAGAGCGTCAGTTGTACATGGTACAGGAAGCCAATATCAAAGCGTTGTTGATCGAATCGAGCAGTTTGTTTGACGTAATCGACTTTTCGGTTCCGGTATTTTCACTTGATATTCAGTATGCCGATGTAGCAGCATTGCCACAGGAGGTTACTTTTTCAACATTGGCCACCGAAGAAACTACCGCTTATGTCGTGTACACTTCGGGAACAACAGGTCAGCCAAAAGGTGTTCAGGTAAGTCACAAAAACCTGGTAGATTATTACGAAGGATTAGAGGCTAAAATTTCAATCAGCACCAACAAAAGCTTCGGACTAATGTCTTCTCTTTCTGCCGATTTAGGAAATACTGTATTATATGGTTCTTTACTAAGTGGAGGCTGTCTGCATTTGTTCAACAAAGAATCTTTAATGGATGGGGTGAAACTGCAGGCTTATTTTAACACCAACACAATTGATTGTATCAAAATAGTACCAAGCCACTGGCAAGCGCTACGTCTTGATACCGATTTGTTATTGCCAGCACGCACCATCATATTTGGAGGAGACGTATTACCGGTATCACATGTAAAAGAAATCGCAGCACAAGATCCAAACGTAAGCATTGTGAACCATTATGGTCCAACCGAAAGTACTATTGGAAAATTATTGCACAAAGTAGATCCTGATTTTGATTATGTGACCATCCCGGTTGGAAAATTATTCTCCAACAGTGAAGCTTATATTGTAAGCAGCGACATGTCGTTATGCCCAATTGGCGTTTCGGGAGAATTATTACTAGGAGGAGCAGGAATCTCAAAAGGATATTTGAATCGTGAAGATTTAACCCAGGAGAAATTCATCGCCAACCCATTTGCGGGAGCTAAGAGTGCGGTTTTATACCGAACCGGAGATTTGGTACGCAGAAATGCATTGGGAGAAATTGAATTTTTAGGACGTGTAGACGATCAGGTTAAAATTCGCGGCTATCGTGTCGAATTAAAAGAAATCAGCCGAGTGATTCAGGGATATTCCGGAATTGTACAAAGCGAGGTTTTGTTTAAAGAAGACAGCACAGGCGTTAAACGTTTGGTGAGTTATTTAGTGGCCGAAGAAGGTTATTCAGAGGCTGATTTGAAATCTTATCTTTTAGGAATAGTTCCTGATTATATGGTTCCTCAGGTATTTGTGGTCTTAGATCAGATGCCATTAACTTCAAACGGAAAGATCGACAGAAAAGCATTACCGGATCCTACCATTACAGCAGGACGCGACTATGTTGCACCAACTACAAAGGTAGAAGAGGATTTGGTTACCATCTGGCAAAATCTGCTTAATGTAGAGGAAGTAGGGGTAACGGATAACTTCTTTGAATTGGGAGGCGATTCTATCATTGTCATTCAGGTAGTGAGCAGAGCGAAGAAAAAAGGATATCAAATTCAGGTACAAGATTTGTTCGACTATCAAACGATAGCTGAGCTGGCGGTTGCTGCTGAACAAAATAGTAAAGAGCTAAGCACGGCCGAACAGGGAATCTTAGAAGGTGAGGTGCCTTTATCTCCAATTCAGCAATGGTTTTTCGAAAGAAACGAAGACGTGTTTTCACATTTTAATCAGGGTGTTTTATTAAGTATCGATAAAAAGATTGTCAAAGAAAAATTAGAAGAAACAGTAGCCTTAATTACCAAACGTCACGACTCGCTGAGATGCAGCTATCAAAAAGAGAGCACAGACGGGCAGACCGAATGGAAACAGTTTTATGGACAACCTGCCAATTTGTATCGTACCGAAACGATCGAAGCAGGAACGAACATTGCAGAAGCTGTTACAGCCATTTGTGTAAAATACCAGGAATCACTGGATATCGAAAAAGGAGATTTAGCACGTTTTGTTCTCATTGAAACACCGGATGCCGAGCAGTACAACCGACTTTTTATGGTTTCTCATCACCTGGCAGTAGACGGAGTTTCGTGGCGATTTATCATTGATGATCTGGAAACACTTTTAGCAGAAGAAACGCTGGATGAAGCCCAGTATTTAGCCAATAAAAACAACTCTTTCAGAGATTGGATCAACAAGCTGAAAAACTTTGCAGAAACCGAAGAAATAGAATCTCAGTTAGAGTACTGGCAGCAAATTAATACCGATTATAACCCGCTTCCAACTGATTTTTCGGCCAACAAACCAACCCGACAAACCAAGAAAACTCAGGTAGGAGTGCTGAGCGAGGAATACACCAAACAGCTATTAAAAGAGGCCAATACAGCCTACAATACTGAAATCAATGATTTGATGTTAAGCGCACTTCAAATGACTTTTGAAGATGTTTTCGGAACAAAACGATTGGCATTAGGTTTTGAAGGTCACGGAAGAGAAAATGTACTGAAAGACATAGATGTGAGCGGTACTACAGGATGGTTTACCAATAAATATCCTGTGATCCTGTCTAAAGGCGATGCAAAAACCGAAGGCGATACGGTAAAATCAGTAAAAGAAGCGTTGCGCAGAATTCCGACCAAAGGAATGGGGTATGGCTGTCTGCGTTACTTACACTCGTCTGATGAAATACGCAGTTCGTTAAAAAATTGCGGATGGGATGTAGTGTTCAATTATTTAGGACAGATTGATAATGTGCTGAATCAAAGCGCCATTTTTTCAGGAGCCTCAGAATTTTCGGGAGACCACATTAGCCCAACTTCCATATTAGAAGAGAAATTTATCATCAAAGCAATTATTGTTGCCAACGAACTTAGAATTTCCTGGGACTATTCGGAAGAACAATATCGTTCAGAGACTGTTCAGAATTTGGCTCGTACCTATGTCGAAAATTTAACGCAGCTGATCAAACACTGTATCAATAAAAAAGTGAGCGAAGTGACTCCTTCAGATTTTGGATTGAGTGACACCTTAGATTTTAAAGAATTCGACGCTTTATTTGAATCAGAAGCTGAGGTAGATTCAGAAAGCGAAAGCATCCTGAGATTCTAA